In Zingiber officinale cultivar Zhangliang chromosome 6A, Zo_v1.1, whole genome shotgun sequence, a single genomic region encodes these proteins:
- the LOC121997381 gene encoding profilin-like, with protein MSWQTYVDDHLLCDIDGQQLKAAAILGHDGSIWAVSPSFPQFKPEEISAIIADFNEPGTLAPTGLFLGGSKYMVIQGETGVVIRGKKGTGGITIKKTNLALIIGIYDEPMTGGQCNMVVERLGDYLYDLGF; from the exons ATGTCGTGGCAAACGTACGTCGACGATCATCTTCTTTGCGATATCGATGGCCAGCAGCTCAAGGCCGCGGCAATCCTCGGCCACGACGGGAGCATCTGGGCCGTGAGCCCTTCCTTCCCTCAG TTCAAACCTGAAGAGATTTCTGCAATCATAGCTGACTTTAATGAACCTGGAACTCTTGCGCCAACTGGATTATTTCTTGGTGGATCAAAGTACATGGTTATCCAAGGCGAGACAGGTGTTGTCATTCGAGGGAAGAAG GGCACTGGTGGCATCACTATTAAGAAAACCAACCTTGCTTTGATAATTGGTATATACGACGAGCCAATGACCGGTGGTCAGTGCAACATGGTTGTTGAGAGGCTTGGTGATTATCTTTATGATCTTGGTTTTTGA
- the LOC121997375 gene encoding serine/threonine-protein kinase Aurora-2-like isoform X1 encodes MAVVAESQQESEYIASLARLHRDIKPENLLVGLQGELKIADFGWSVHTFNRRQTMCGTLDYLPPEMVESVQHDASVDIWSLGVLCYEFLYGVPPFEAKLIVLSSFIACHS; translated from the exons TACATTGCATCGTTAGCACGATTACACAGAGATATTAAGCCAGAGAATTTATTGGTTGGTCTCCAG GGTGAGCTGAAAATTGCAGATTTTGGGTGGTCAGTCCACACATTCAATCGTAGGCAGACCATGTGTGGAACACTTGATTACCTTCCCCCTGAAATGG TGGAAAGTGTTCAACATGATGCTAGTGTGGATATTTGGAGCTTGGGTGTATTGTGCTATGAGTTCCTTTATGGAGTTCCTccatttgaagcaaagttaattGTGCTGAGTTCCTTTATTGCATGCCATTCTTAA
- the LOC121997376 gene encoding deSI-like protein At4g17486 has translation MGSAFSSVSLSNDEASFTPVVLNVYDLTPLNNYVHWLGFGIFHSGIEVHGLEYGFGAHDFPTSGVFEVDPKTCPGFLYRCSIVLGHTNLPPAEFRTFIESVASEYHGDTYHLISKNCNHFTDDVSKRLTGRQIPQWVNRLAGLGALCNCLLPESLRLPAVKHEYQGLSEDGSESFPVITTTMHELQESDDADQDKHLLSPSGGEVTIIKEVHR, from the exons ATGGGCTCCGCTTTCTCCTCGGTGTCGCTGTCAAACGACGAGGCCTCCTTCACCCCTGTCGTTCTCAACGTCTACGACCTCACCCCGTTGAACAACTACGTGCACTGGCTCGGCTTCGGCATCTTCCATTCCGGCATCGAGG TCCATGGGTTGGAGTACGGGTTTGGAGCCCATGATTTTCCCACAAGTGGAGTGTTTGAGGTGGATCCAAAGACCTGCCCTGGGTTCCTCTACAGATGCTCCATCGTGTTGGGTCATACAAATCTGCCTCCAGCAGAATTCCGTACATTCATAGAAAGTGTGGCTTCAGAGTACCACGGAGACACTTACCACCTCATTTCAAAAAATTGCAATCACTTCACGGATGATGTTAGTAAGAGGCTGACAGGTAGACAGATTCCACAGTGGGTTAACAGGCTCGCGGGATTAG GTGCACTTTGTAATTGTCTTCTACCTGAAAGCCTTCGTTTGCCAGCCGTCAAGCACGAATACCAGGGTTTATCAG AGGATGGGTCAGAATCCTTTCCAGTCATTACCACAACAATGCATGAACTGCAGGAGAGTGACGATGCCGATCAAGACAAACATCTTTTATCGCCCTCTGGCGGGGAGGTTACTATCATCAAAGAGGTTCACAGGTGA
- the LOC121997375 gene encoding serine/threonine-protein kinase Aurora-2-like isoform X2 has product MYIASLARLHRDIKPENLLVGLQGELKIADFGWSVHTFNRRQTMCGTLDYLPPEMVESVQHDASVDIWSLGVLCYEFLYGVPPFEAKLIVLSSFIACHS; this is encoded by the exons TACATTGCATCGTTAGCACGATTACACAGAGATATTAAGCCAGAGAATTTATTGGTTGGTCTCCAG GGTGAGCTGAAAATTGCAGATTTTGGGTGGTCAGTCCACACATTCAATCGTAGGCAGACCATGTGTGGAACACTTGATTACCTTCCCCCTGAAATGG TGGAAAGTGTTCAACATGATGCTAGTGTGGATATTTGGAGCTTGGGTGTATTGTGCTATGAGTTCCTTTATGGAGTTCCTccatttgaagcaaagttaattGTGCTGAGTTCCTTTATTGCATGCCATTCTTAA